In Promicromonospora sp. Populi, one genomic interval encodes:
- the glgX gene encoding glycogen debranching protein GlgX — translation MQTWPGRPYPLGATFDGTGTNFALYSSVAQRVELCLLADDDAETRIEVTETDAHVWHVYLPGVGPGTRYGYRVHGPYDPASGHRCNPAKLLLDPYAKAIDGDLDGDPSLFSYPFSDVKQATTGTTPDPADSLGHTMVSVVVNPFFDWGHDRPPATPYHETVIYEAHVKGLTMRHPDVPEELRGTYAGLAHPAVIEHLKKLGVTAIELMPVHQFVTDPSLAAKGLTNYWGYNTIGFFAPHNAYAGYGRRGEQVMEFKAMVKALHQAGIEVLLDVVYNHTAEGNQLGPTLGFRGVDNAAYYRLVDGDEAHYFDTTGTGNSLLMRSPAVLQLIMDSLRYWVEEMHVDGFRFDLAATLARQFHEVDRLSAFFDIVHQDPVISQVKLIAEPWDLGDGGYQVGGFPPLWTEWNGRYRDTVRDFWRGEPATLPEFASRLTGSSDLYEHSGRMPSASINFVTAHDGFTLADLTAYNTKRNEANGEDNKDGENHNRSWNCGVEGPTDDPAVTELRARQRRNLLVTLMLSQGVPMIAHGDEIGRTQQGNNNAYCQDNELTWMDWGGKGGLDAERAALLEFARHAVRLRRDHPILHRRRFFDGKVAPEAADGPADVEWLDLTGARMDDTDWHQSYARTVTVFLNGDAITETGIRGEAVVDDSFLLLLNAHSGALDFTVPPATYGKAWTVVLDTDGSAEPGDVLDAGTRLAVTGHSVVVLTRPSGTPG, via the coding sequence ATGCAGACCTGGCCAGGGCGCCCCTACCCCCTCGGCGCCACGTTCGACGGTACGGGCACCAACTTCGCGCTCTACTCCTCGGTGGCGCAGCGGGTCGAGCTGTGCCTGCTGGCCGACGACGACGCCGAGACGCGCATCGAGGTCACCGAGACCGACGCGCACGTGTGGCACGTGTACCTGCCCGGCGTCGGCCCCGGGACGCGGTACGGGTACCGGGTGCACGGCCCGTACGACCCGGCGTCGGGCCATCGCTGCAACCCGGCCAAGCTCCTGCTGGACCCGTACGCCAAGGCCATCGACGGCGACCTCGACGGCGACCCGTCCCTGTTCTCCTACCCGTTCTCGGACGTGAAGCAGGCGACGACGGGCACGACGCCGGACCCCGCCGACTCGCTGGGCCACACGATGGTCTCCGTGGTCGTCAACCCGTTCTTCGACTGGGGCCACGACCGCCCGCCGGCCACGCCGTACCACGAGACCGTGATCTACGAGGCGCACGTCAAGGGCCTGACGATGCGCCACCCGGACGTGCCGGAGGAGCTGCGCGGCACCTACGCGGGGCTGGCCCACCCGGCGGTGATCGAGCACCTGAAGAAGCTGGGCGTCACCGCCATCGAGCTCATGCCGGTGCACCAGTTCGTCACCGACCCGTCCCTGGCGGCGAAAGGCCTGACGAACTACTGGGGCTACAACACGATCGGGTTCTTCGCCCCGCACAACGCGTACGCGGGCTACGGCCGGCGCGGCGAGCAGGTCATGGAGTTCAAGGCCATGGTCAAGGCCCTGCACCAGGCGGGCATCGAGGTGCTGCTCGACGTCGTCTACAACCACACCGCCGAGGGCAACCAGCTCGGCCCCACCCTGGGCTTCCGCGGCGTCGACAACGCCGCCTACTACCGGCTGGTCGACGGCGACGAGGCGCACTACTTCGACACCACCGGCACCGGCAACTCGCTGCTCATGCGCTCCCCCGCCGTGCTGCAGCTCATCATGGACTCGCTGCGCTACTGGGTCGAAGAGATGCACGTGGACGGGTTCCGCTTCGACCTGGCGGCCACCCTGGCCCGCCAGTTCCACGAGGTCGACCGGCTGAGCGCGTTCTTCGACATCGTGCACCAGGACCCGGTGATCTCCCAGGTCAAGCTGATCGCCGAGCCCTGGGACCTGGGCGACGGCGGCTACCAGGTGGGCGGTTTCCCGCCGCTGTGGACCGAGTGGAACGGCCGCTATCGCGACACGGTCCGCGACTTCTGGCGCGGGGAGCCGGCCACGCTGCCGGAGTTCGCCTCCCGGCTGACCGGCTCCAGCGACCTGTACGAGCACAGCGGCCGGATGCCCAGCGCGTCCATCAACTTCGTCACGGCCCACGACGGCTTCACGCTCGCCGACCTCACGGCGTACAACACGAAGCGCAACGAGGCCAACGGTGAGGACAACAAGGACGGCGAGAACCACAACCGGTCCTGGAACTGCGGCGTCGAGGGTCCCACCGACGACCCGGCGGTGACCGAGCTGCGCGCGAGGCAGCGCCGCAACCTCCTGGTCACGCTCATGCTGAGCCAGGGCGTGCCGATGATCGCGCACGGCGACGAGATCGGCCGCACCCAGCAGGGCAACAACAACGCCTACTGCCAGGACAACGAGCTCACCTGGATGGACTGGGGCGGCAAGGGAGGGCTCGACGCCGAGCGCGCCGCACTGCTGGAGTTCGCCCGGCACGCGGTCCGGCTGCGCCGCGACCACCCGATCCTGCACCGCCGCCGGTTCTTCGACGGCAAGGTCGCGCCCGAGGCCGCGGACGGTCCCGCCGACGTCGAGTGGCTCGACCTCACCGGCGCACGCATGGACGACACGGACTGGCACCAGTCCTACGCCAGGACGGTGACCGTCTTCCTGAACGGCGACGCGATCACGGAGACCGGCATCCGGGGCGAGGCGGTGGTCGACGACTCGTTCCTGCTGCTGCTCAACGCCCATTCCGGGGCCCTGGACTTCACCGTGCCGCCCGCGACCTACGGAAAAGCCTGGACCGTGGTGCTGGACACCGACGGCAGCGCGGAGCCCGGAGACGTGCTCGATGCCGGCACCCGGCTCGCCGTCACAGGTCACAGCGTCGTCGTACTGACTCGCCCATCCGGAACACCGGGCTAG
- a CDS encoding DUF805 domain-containing protein, translating to MSFIESIRTVLSKYAVFNGRARRSEYWWYALAVTILQTILYVLLIVPGLSAYSAALSEAMVTQTTTPPAMPGSLLTGYTVLSLISLALLLPGLGVTVRRLHDTDRSGFWVFLALVPIVGGIILIVWEATEGTPGPNQYGPDPKAVEQAPAV from the coding sequence ATGTCGTTCATCGAGTCGATCCGCACCGTGCTGTCCAAGTACGCGGTGTTCAACGGGCGCGCGAGGCGTTCCGAGTACTGGTGGTACGCCCTGGCCGTGACGATCCTTCAGACGATCCTCTACGTGCTGCTGATCGTGCCGGGCCTCAGCGCGTACTCCGCGGCCCTGTCCGAGGCCATGGTCACCCAGACGACGACGCCGCCGGCGATGCCTGGTTCCCTCCTGACCGGCTACACCGTGCTGTCCCTCATCAGCCTCGCCCTGCTGCTGCCGGGCCTGGGCGTCACCGTCCGCCGTCTGCACGACACGGACCGGTCCGGCTTCTGGGTCTTCCTGGCCCTGGTCCCGATCGTCGGTGGCATCATCCTGATCGTCTGGGAAGCGACCGAGGGCACCCCGGGCCCGAACCAGTACGGCCCGGACCCGAAGGCCGTGGAGCAGGCCCCCGCCGTCTGA
- a CDS encoding DUF3000 family protein, which translates to MTSGPPTGVPVDFAAALADLRAAALRAEVRLTEIPAPRRVAPYSVALSGDVLPAVPPARPGRGAGPGRADDGDHDHDEDPLATGRFVVLYDPAGQEAWHGTFRVVTLVRATLEPEMAADPMLADVAWSWVGESLQAAGLAPGTDTVADGGTVTRVLSHSYGALEGSPDAVDLEIRASWTPLGTHLGPHLHAWAALLTTAAGVPPLPEGVAALTRRFTDGSRQRHTVGP; encoded by the coding sequence GTGACCAGCGGCCCGCCCACCGGCGTTCCCGTCGACTTCGCAGCGGCTCTCGCCGACCTGCGTGCGGCAGCCCTGCGCGCCGAGGTGCGCCTCACGGAGATCCCGGCTCCGCGCAGGGTGGCCCCCTACAGCGTGGCACTCTCGGGTGACGTGCTCCCCGCCGTGCCACCGGCTCGGCCAGGCCGCGGCGCCGGTCCGGGCCGGGCCGACGACGGCGACCACGACCACGACGAGGACCCGCTCGCCACGGGCCGCTTCGTCGTCCTGTACGACCCGGCCGGCCAGGAGGCCTGGCACGGCACCTTCCGGGTGGTGACGCTGGTGCGCGCCACGCTGGAGCCGGAGATGGCCGCCGACCCCATGCTGGCCGACGTCGCCTGGTCCTGGGTGGGCGAGAGCCTTCAGGCCGCGGGGCTCGCCCCCGGCACGGATACCGTGGCCGACGGCGGCACGGTCACCCGGGTCCTGTCGCACAGCTACGGCGCGCTGGAGGGCAGCCCGGATGCCGTCGACCTCGAGATCCGCGCGTCGTGGACGCCGCTCGGCACGCACCTCGGCCCGCACCTGCACGCGTGGGCGGCGCTGCTGACCACGGCGGCGGGGGTGCCTCCGCTGCCCGAGGGCGTCGCAGCGCTCACCAGGCGTTTTACCGACGGTTCCAGGCAACGCCATACGGTAGGTCCATGA
- a CDS encoding PPK2 family polyphosphate kinase yields MAKKPEKAKPEKAKRPEKAQRPDSAKQPENAKPDKAAKPDTLWKTPADEALRWVRGTDLSTLDETSTPGWAGKRADGEALLAARAPQLAELQERLFAHGRTGGDRSVLLVLQGLDTSGKGGIVRHAVGMVDPQGVQHRGFGVPTEEEREHDYLWRVRNALPRPGYLGVFDRSHHEQVLVVRVDRLEPVRTWRKHFRELNDFEAEVAASGTLIVKVALFVSPDEQKKRLAERLDRPDKHWKYNPSDIDVREKLPQYLAAYQEMLDRTSTPVAPWYAVPADRKWYARLAVTELLTGALRSLDLDWPPATFDIEAEKARLAAS; encoded by the coding sequence ATGGCGAAGAAGCCGGAGAAGGCAAAGCCCGAGAAGGCGAAGCGGCCGGAGAAGGCGCAGCGGCCCGACAGCGCCAAGCAGCCGGAAAACGCGAAGCCGGACAAGGCCGCGAAGCCGGACACGCTCTGGAAGACCCCGGCGGACGAGGCCCTGCGCTGGGTCCGCGGCACTGACCTGAGCACCCTGGATGAGACGTCCACCCCCGGCTGGGCCGGCAAGCGGGCCGACGGCGAGGCCCTGCTCGCGGCGCGCGCGCCTCAGCTGGCGGAGCTGCAGGAGCGGCTCTTCGCGCACGGCCGCACCGGCGGGGACCGGTCGGTCCTGCTGGTGCTCCAGGGCCTCGACACCTCGGGCAAGGGCGGGATCGTGCGGCACGCCGTGGGCATGGTGGACCCGCAGGGGGTGCAGCACCGCGGGTTCGGTGTGCCCACCGAGGAGGAGCGGGAGCACGACTACCTGTGGCGCGTCCGGAACGCGCTGCCCCGCCCCGGATATCTCGGTGTGTTCGACCGGTCCCACCACGAGCAGGTCCTGGTGGTGCGGGTGGACCGGCTCGAACCCGTGCGGACGTGGCGCAAGCACTTCCGCGAGCTGAACGACTTCGAGGCCGAGGTCGCGGCGTCGGGCACCCTGATCGTGAAGGTTGCGCTCTTCGTCTCCCCCGACGAGCAGAAGAAGCGCCTGGCCGAACGCCTCGACCGGCCGGACAAGCACTGGAAGTACAACCCGAGCGACATCGACGTGCGCGAGAAGCTCCCGCAGTACCTGGCGGCGTACCAGGAGATGCTGGACCGGACGTCCACACCGGTGGCGCCCTGGTACGCCGTGCCGGCGGACCGCAAGTGGTACGCGCGCCTGGCCGTCACCGAGCTGCTGACGGGCGCCCTGCGCTCCCTCGACCTGGACTGGCCCCCAGCCACCTTCGACATCGAAGCAGAAAAGGCCCGCCTCGCGGCGAGCTGA
- the gndA gene encoding NADP-dependent phosphogluconate dehydrogenase, with the protein MSGTAQIGVTGLAVMGRNLARNFARHGYTVAVHNRSYAKTESLIAEHGSDGEFVPSESMADFVASLERPRKVVIMVKAGGPTDAVIDELVPLLEEGDIVVDAGNAHFPDTIRREAALKEHGLHFVGTGVSGGEEGALNGPSIMPGGTPEAYESLGPILEDISAKVDGTPCCTYVGSDGAGHFVKMVHNGIEYADMQLIAEAYDLLRQGLGAGAAEIGEIFAQWNTGDLESFLIEITADVLQHVDAATGQAFVDVVLDQAEQKGTGRWTVQNGLDLGVPITGIAEATFARALSGSVPQRTAGRAALPAHTQEWEVKDRDAFIEDVRQALYASKVVAYSQGFDQIAAAAAEYDWAIDRGAMARIWRGGCIIRARFLNRITEAYERDADLPLLLADPYFTDAVASGLPAWRRVVAGAAQNGVPTPAFSSSLAYYDGVRAERLPAALVQAQRDFFGAHTYKRVDREGTFHTEWSGDRAEVEA; encoded by the coding sequence GTGTCAGGCACAGCACAGATCGGCGTCACCGGGCTGGCGGTGATGGGTCGCAACCTCGCGCGGAACTTCGCACGTCACGGCTACACGGTGGCGGTGCACAACCGCTCCTACGCCAAGACCGAGTCGCTGATCGCGGAGCACGGGAGCGACGGCGAGTTTGTTCCCAGCGAGTCGATGGCCGACTTCGTCGCGTCGCTCGAGCGGCCGCGCAAGGTAGTGATCATGGTCAAGGCCGGCGGTCCCACCGACGCCGTCATCGACGAGCTGGTGCCCCTCCTTGAGGAGGGCGACATCGTGGTCGACGCCGGAAACGCGCACTTCCCGGACACGATCCGGCGCGAGGCCGCCCTCAAGGAGCACGGCCTGCACTTCGTGGGCACCGGTGTGTCCGGCGGCGAGGAGGGTGCGCTCAACGGCCCGTCCATCATGCCGGGCGGCACGCCCGAGGCCTACGAGTCGCTCGGCCCCATCCTGGAGGACATCTCCGCGAAGGTGGACGGCACCCCGTGCTGCACCTACGTGGGCTCCGACGGCGCCGGGCACTTCGTCAAGATGGTGCACAACGGCATCGAGTACGCCGACATGCAGCTCATCGCGGAGGCGTACGACCTGCTGCGCCAGGGCCTGGGCGCCGGCGCGGCGGAGATCGGCGAGATCTTCGCGCAGTGGAACACGGGCGACCTGGAGTCGTTCCTCATCGAGATCACCGCCGACGTGCTGCAGCACGTCGACGCGGCCACCGGCCAGGCGTTTGTCGACGTCGTGCTGGACCAGGCCGAGCAGAAGGGCACGGGCCGCTGGACCGTGCAGAACGGCCTGGACCTCGGTGTGCCCATCACGGGCATCGCGGAGGCCACGTTCGCGCGTGCCCTGTCCGGCTCCGTGCCGCAGCGCACGGCGGGCCGGGCGGCCCTGCCGGCGCACACGCAGGAGTGGGAAGTCAAGGACCGGGACGCCTTCATCGAGGACGTCCGCCAGGCCCTGTACGCCTCCAAGGTCGTCGCCTACTCGCAGGGCTTCGACCAGATCGCGGCGGCGGCGGCGGAGTACGACTGGGCGATCGACCGCGGCGCCATGGCCCGCATCTGGCGCGGCGGCTGCATCATCCGCGCCCGGTTCCTGAACCGCATCACGGAGGCGTACGAGCGCGACGCGGACCTCCCGCTGCTGCTCGCGGACCCGTACTTCACCGACGCCGTCGCGAGCGGCCTGCCCGCCTGGCGTCGCGTCGTCGCCGGGGCGGCACAGAACGGCGTGCCTACGCCCGCGTTCTCCTCCTCGCTGGCGTACTACGACGGCGTCCGTGCCGAGCGGCTGCCGGCCGCCCTGGTGCAGGCGCAGCGTGACTTCTTCGGGGCGCACACCTACAAGCGGGTCGACCGCGAGGGCACGTTCCACACCGAGTGGTCGGGCGACCGCGCGGAGGTCGAGGCGTGA
- a CDS encoding NAD-dependent epimerase/dehydratase family protein, with protein MNNPRPVLVVGASGYVGSRVVRGLAADGRPVLAASRSAPPEEHDDAVVHVTYRNLTTLPDAVRAACARTGLPLPGAVVASIGGWHKGEPLLAADPDQWSATLASHLTAHLEAARALVPLLEPGDPYVVLNGAASREPMAGAGAICVTGAGLAMLVQVLRLEAGSDRSAGSVAGKPARSVRFHELVVDHAVSGDDRNENPAQTRTPAQVVHALGELLDHADAPTVVHV; from the coding sequence ATGAACAACCCACGCCCCGTCCTCGTTGTCGGGGCGAGCGGGTACGTCGGCAGCCGGGTCGTACGCGGCCTGGCTGCCGACGGTCGCCCCGTGCTCGCCGCCTCCCGCTCGGCGCCGCCGGAGGAGCACGACGACGCCGTCGTGCACGTCACCTACCGGAACCTGACCACCCTGCCCGACGCCGTCCGCGCCGCCTGCGCGCGTACCGGGCTCCCGCTGCCCGGGGCCGTCGTCGCGTCGATCGGCGGCTGGCACAAGGGCGAACCGCTGCTGGCGGCCGACCCGGACCAGTGGTCCGCGACCCTGGCCTCCCACCTCACCGCCCACCTGGAGGCCGCACGCGCGCTGGTGCCGCTGCTGGAGCCGGGCGACCCGTACGTGGTGCTCAACGGCGCCGCGTCGCGCGAGCCGATGGCCGGGGCCGGCGCGATCTGCGTGACCGGGGCCGGACTGGCGATGCTGGTGCAGGTGCTGCGGCTGGAGGCGGGCTCGGACCGTTCGGCCGGCTCGGTCGCGGGGAAGCCGGCACGGTCCGTGCGGTTCCACGAGCTCGTCGTCGACCACGCTGTATCCGGCGACGACCGCAATGAGAACCCGGCCCAGACCCGGACGCCGGCCCAGGTCGTCCATGCCCTCGGCGAGCTGCTCGACCACGCCGACGCACCCACCGTCGTGCACGTGTGA
- the zapE gene encoding cell division protein ZapE — protein sequence MTVFTSDTQIATTALCAVRPQVPVDRLVTDLVPPRHFAQARFATYRANPAHPSQGRALARLQEIAQQVSAPRRGLFARRQAAPAVYLDGGFGVGKTHLLTSLAHAVGEALGTDKVAYGTFVEYTNLVGALGFLPTVEALAAKKLVCIDEFELDDAGDTTLMSRLMRELADRGVALAATSNTLPDALGEGRFAAADFQREIKALSDRFETLRVDGPDYRHRDVVTDSEPLTEAEVTAAGARPGATLDAFDDLLDHLATVHPSRYGALLDGVSVVALTGVHPVTAQEVALRLVVLVDRLYDRDVPVLLSGAGDTRGLFTDEMLTGGYRKKYYRALSRLGALAEEGRKLTTPLVVGAIIAPRTGA from the coding sequence GTGACAGTCTTCACCAGCGACACACAGATCGCGACGACCGCCCTCTGCGCGGTCCGACCGCAGGTCCCCGTCGACAGGCTCGTCACCGACCTGGTGCCGCCGCGCCACTTCGCGCAGGCCCGGTTCGCCACCTACCGCGCCAACCCGGCCCACCCCAGCCAGGGCCGCGCCCTGGCCCGGCTGCAGGAGATCGCCCAGCAGGTCTCGGCCCCGAGGCGCGGCCTGTTCGCCCGCCGCCAGGCCGCACCGGCGGTCTACCTCGACGGCGGCTTCGGCGTCGGCAAGACGCACCTGCTCACCTCGCTGGCCCACGCCGTCGGCGAGGCGCTCGGCACGGACAAGGTCGCCTACGGCACGTTCGTCGAGTACACGAACCTCGTCGGGGCGCTCGGGTTCCTCCCGACCGTCGAAGCGCTCGCCGCCAAGAAGCTGGTCTGCATCGACGAGTTCGAGCTCGACGACGCGGGCGACACGACCCTCATGTCCCGCCTCATGCGCGAGCTCGCGGACCGGGGCGTGGCGCTCGCCGCGACGTCGAACACGCTGCCCGACGCGCTCGGCGAGGGCCGGTTCGCCGCTGCGGACTTCCAGCGCGAGATCAAGGCCCTGTCCGACCGCTTCGAGACCCTCCGGGTCGACGGCCCGGACTACCGGCACCGTGATGTCGTCACCGACTCCGAGCCCTTGACCGAGGCCGAGGTCACGGCGGCCGGGGCCCGGCCGGGCGCCACGCTCGACGCGTTCGACGACCTGCTCGACCACCTCGCCACCGTGCACCCCAGCCGCTACGGCGCGCTGCTCGACGGCGTCTCCGTGGTCGCCCTGACCGGTGTGCACCCCGTGACGGCGCAGGAGGTGGCACTGCGCCTCGTGGTGCTCGTGGACCGCCTCTACGACCGCGACGTACCGGTCCTGCTCAGCGGCGCCGGCGACACCCGCGGCCTGTTCACCGACGAGATGTTGACCGGCGGCTACCGCAAGAAGTACTACCGCGCCCTGTCCCGCCTAGGCGCTCTGGCTGAGGAAGGCCGCAAGCTCACCACCCCCTTGGTCGTGGGCGCGATCATTGCGCCCAGGACGGGCGCTTAG
- a CDS encoding HRDC domain-containing protein — protein sequence MTTTERGVPAETSPPVPAPVTPLTEPADGLPDVVATEGAFARVVEAFAAGSGPVAADAERASGYRYGQATYLVQVRRAGAGTALIDPVGVPDLSPLGEAVGDAEFVLHAASQDLPGFAEHGLRPARVFDTELAARLLGMERVGLAAVVAEVLGLGLAKEHSAVDWSTRPLPEDWLRYAALDVEVLVELRDRLAERLEAAGKAEWAAQEFEAVRTAPQPAARVDPWRRTSGMHVLRNPRQVAAVRALWVARDTSAQTRDISPGRVLPDRAIVAAAKAMPKTAGQLVLLPEFAGKGTKRRAGYWQKAIDEARALPDAELPSVRGPRSDGPPPPRTWGDRDAAAARRLATARELVTALSEERSVPVENLLQPDALRRLCWTPPTPADAAGIAEFLLSRGAREWQIDLLAQGLEQAFADAAHEPV from the coding sequence ATGACCACCACGGAGCGAGGAGTCCCTGCGGAGACATCGCCGCCCGTGCCGGCCCCAGTCACACCCCTGACCGAGCCTGCCGACGGGCTGCCTGACGTCGTCGCGACCGAGGGCGCCTTCGCGCGCGTCGTCGAGGCGTTCGCTGCCGGTTCCGGGCCTGTGGCCGCCGACGCGGAGCGTGCCTCCGGGTACCGGTACGGCCAGGCGACGTACCTGGTCCAGGTGCGGCGGGCGGGCGCGGGGACGGCCCTGATCGACCCGGTAGGTGTCCCGGACCTGTCGCCGCTGGGCGAGGCCGTCGGCGACGCCGAGTTCGTGCTGCACGCGGCCTCCCAGGACCTGCCCGGGTTCGCCGAGCACGGGCTGCGGCCCGCGCGGGTCTTCGACACGGAGCTGGCCGCACGGCTGCTCGGCATGGAGCGGGTGGGGCTCGCCGCCGTCGTCGCCGAGGTGCTCGGCCTGGGGCTGGCGAAGGAGCACTCCGCCGTCGACTGGTCCACCCGCCCCCTGCCCGAGGACTGGCTGCGGTACGCCGCCCTCGACGTCGAGGTGCTCGTCGAGCTGCGCGACCGGCTCGCCGAGCGACTGGAGGCCGCGGGCAAGGCCGAGTGGGCGGCGCAGGAGTTCGAGGCCGTACGCACTGCGCCCCAGCCGGCCGCGCGGGTCGATCCCTGGCGGCGTACCTCCGGCATGCACGTGCTGCGCAACCCTCGCCAGGTCGCCGCCGTGCGCGCGCTGTGGGTCGCGCGGGACACCAGCGCCCAGACGCGGGACATCTCGCCCGGCCGCGTCCTGCCCGACCGCGCAATCGTCGCGGCGGCCAAGGCCATGCCGAAGACCGCCGGGCAGCTCGTGCTGCTGCCCGAGTTCGCCGGCAAGGGCACCAAGCGCCGGGCCGGCTACTGGCAGAAGGCGATCGACGAGGCCCGGGCCCTGCCCGACGCCGAGCTGCCCAGCGTGCGTGGCCCTCGTTCCGACGGCCCGCCGCCCCCGCGGACCTGGGGCGACCGCGACGCCGCGGCGGCCCGCCGGCTCGCGACGGCTCGCGAGCTGGTCACCGCGCTGTCCGAGGAGCGGTCCGTGCCCGTCGAGAACCTGCTGCAGCCGGACGCGCTGCGCCGCCTGTGCTGGACACCGCCGACGCCGGCCGACGCTGCGGGGATCGCCGAGTTCCTGCTCAGCCGCGGTGCGCGCGAGTGGCAGATCGACCTGCTGGCGCAGGGCCTGGAGCAGGCGTTCGCCGACGCAGCGCACGAACCGGTGTGA
- a CDS encoding carboxylate--amine ligase produces MRGYPADKGPVDGGGEVAVPEMLVVGIGGDVGAYALVRAFHEQYGTHGVVLSKVATRAMQDSAIIENVVVPGIDEVDVLLSTLEGLAQQHRDKVLVLLTNADWHVRTLILHRERLEAAGYVLPYPSLPVLEQVSSKEGFAQVCARLGIPTPRTVAVDVAKLVADGGRAAVGALEVDLQYPVVGKPSNSAEWYYVDFPGKKKIHHIDSRAELDELLGHLADAKFPGTFLVQEFIPGDETQMRSLTAYRDTTGEVTLLATGRVLLEEHTPGTLGVPAAILVEAYDDAMDAATRFLHTTGYVGFANFDYKLDPRTGQHVYFEVNPRIGRNNYYVTAGGANVARVLVEDRVLHRPIRPVRAVQEVLYTVVPFGLLSKYVLDPELKARLKALKARDAVVNPLKYDADSGLKRRLIVEAITQNYRRKYAQYYPEPTATGY; encoded by the coding sequence GTGAGGGGATACCCCGCGGACAAGGGGCCGGTGGACGGCGGCGGCGAGGTAGCCGTCCCGGAGATGTTGGTGGTGGGGATCGGCGGCGACGTCGGGGCGTACGCCCTGGTGCGTGCGTTCCACGAGCAGTACGGCACCCACGGGGTGGTGCTCTCCAAGGTCGCCACCCGCGCGATGCAGGACTCGGCGATCATCGAGAACGTGGTGGTGCCCGGCATCGACGAGGTGGACGTGCTCCTCTCGACGCTGGAGGGCCTTGCGCAGCAGCACCGGGACAAGGTGCTGGTGCTGCTGACGAACGCGGACTGGCACGTGCGCACCCTCATCCTGCACCGGGAGCGGCTGGAGGCGGCGGGCTACGTGCTGCCGTACCCGTCGCTGCCCGTGCTGGAGCAGGTGAGCAGCAAGGAGGGCTTCGCGCAGGTGTGCGCCCGCCTCGGCATCCCGACGCCGCGCACGGTAGCGGTCGACGTCGCCAAGCTGGTGGCCGACGGCGGCCGGGCGGCCGTCGGGGCGCTGGAGGTGGACCTGCAGTACCCGGTGGTCGGCAAGCCGTCCAACAGCGCCGAGTGGTACTACGTGGACTTCCCCGGCAAGAAGAAGATCCACCACATCGATTCCCGCGCCGAGCTCGACGAGCTCCTGGGCCACCTCGCGGACGCGAAGTTCCCGGGCACGTTCCTGGTGCAGGAGTTCATCCCGGGCGACGAGACGCAGATGCGGTCCCTGACCGCGTACCGCGACACGACGGGGGAGGTGACCTTGCTGGCGACGGGCCGCGTGCTCCTGGAGGAGCACACGCCGGGCACGCTCGGCGTCCCCGCCGCGATCCTCGTGGAGGCGTACGACGACGCCATGGATGCCGCGACGAGGTTCCTGCACACTACCGGCTACGTGGGCTTCGCCAACTTCGACTACAAGCTGGACCCGCGAACGGGCCAGCACGTGTACTTCGAGGTGAACCCCCGGATCGGGCGGAACAACTACTACGTCACGGCGGGCGGGGCCAACGTGGCCCGCGTGCTGGTGGAGGACCGGGTGCTGCACCGTCCGATCCGCCCGGTGCGGGCGGTACAGGAGGTGCTGTACACGGTGGTGCCGTTCGGCCTGCTGTCGAAGTACGTGCTGGACCCGGAGCTCAAGGCCCGGCTCAAGGCGCTCAAGGCGCGCGACGCCGTGGTCAACCCGCTGAAGTACGACGCTGACTCCGGCCTCAAGCGCCGGCTCATCGTCGAGGCGATCACCCAGAACTACCGCCGCAAGTACGCGCAGTACTACCCGGAGCCCACGGCGACGGGCTACTGA